A region from the Xenopus laevis strain J_2021 chromosome 4S, Xenopus_laevis_v10.1, whole genome shotgun sequence genome encodes:
- the pmt.S gene encoding phosphoethanolamine methyltransferase [provisional] S homeolog, with translation MGEVTRQVMTQFWEEHSQNATVEEMMLDSSAELLSLEEKPEIILLLPCLDGLSVLELGAGMGRYTGHLAKLASHVTAVDFMPNFIEKNREDNGFRGNITFLQADVTNLDLPKESFDFIFSNWLFMYLTDAELVALTQKLLAWLKPGGYLFFRESCFFQSGDKERTFNPTVYRTPAQYNLLLTSATSVSGDSGFEIVMSRSVQTYIKIKKNQNQVCWLLQRVPRVPDGHKGYNTFQQFLDNQQYSRRGILRYEKIFGEGFVSTGGLETTKEFISMLNLRPGQRVIDVGCGIGGGDFYMAKTYGVEVLGMDLSSNMVEIAMERAFTEKTPLVQFEIGDATRRCFSEGSFDVVYSRDTILHINDKEALFRRFYSWIKPGGKLLITDYCCGERPWAPVFQEYVKQRGYILYTPQEYGQFLEKAGFVNVQAQDRTEQFVNVLNTELSRTRDIKQQFIENFSEEDYKYIIDGWKEKQHRCSLGDQRWGLFYAEKPLEILS, from the exons ATGGGAGAGG TTACTCGTCAAGTTATGACACAGTTTTGGGAGGAACATTCTCAAAATGCCACAGTGGAAGAGATGATGTTGGACTCCAGTGCTGAGCTCTTATCCCTTGAAGAGAAGCCTGAAATCATCCTATTATTGCCCTGCTTGGATGGGCTCTCTGTGTTGGAGTTGGGGGCTGGGATGGG CCGTTACACGGGGCATCTCGCTAAGCTCGCCAGCCATGTGACTGCGGTGGACTTCATGCCCAATTTTATAGAAAAGAATCGCGAGGATAACGGTTTCCGTGGTAACATCACCTTCTTGCAAGCTGATGTCACTAACCTTGACCTGCCCAAAGAAAG TTTTGACTTCATTTTTTCCAACTGGCTCTTCATGTACCTGACAGACGCAGAGTTGGTAGCCCTCACACAAAAGTTGTTGGCATGGCTCAAACCAGGAGGCTATCTGTTCTTTAGAGAGTCCTGCTTCTTCCAGTCCG GGGACAAAGAGAGAACATTTAACCCCACAGTATACCGCACCCCAGCTCAGTATAATCTCCTCCTGACATCTGCTACATCCGTTTCAGGAGACTCTGGTTTTGAGATTGTGATGTCGAGATCTGTACAGACGTATATAAAG ATAAAGAAAAATCAGAACCAGGTGTGCTGGTTGCTTCAGAGGGTCCCGCGAGTTCCAGATGGCCATAAGGGCTACAACACGTTCCAGCAGTTTCTGGATAATCAGCAGTACTCCCGAAGAGGAATCCTCAGATATGAGAAGATATTTGGGGAGGGATTTGTGAGCACGGGAGGACTGGAAACCACTAAG GAATTCATCTCCATGCTGAACCTGCGTCCGGGACAGCGTGTCATTGATGTGGGTTGTGGCATCGGTGGAGGAGACTTCTATATGGCCAAg aCATATGGGGTGGAAGTCCTTGGCATGGACCTGTCGTCTAACATGGTGGAGATCGCCATGGAAAGAGCCTTCACAGAGAAGACTCCTCTG GTACAGTTTGAAATTGGGGATGCCACAAGAAGGTGTTTTTCAGAGGGTTCATTTGATGTGGTGTACAGCAGAGACACTATTCTCCATATCAACGATAAAGAGGCCCTTTTCAGAAGATTCTAT TCCTGGATAAAACCTGGTGGGAAACTACTGATCACAGACTACTGCTGCGGAGAAAGACCCTGGGCTCCAGTTTTCCAGGAATATGTAAAGCAGAGAGGTTATATTCTCTATACACCTCAGGAGTATGGACAG TTCCTTGAGAAGGCTGGTTTTGTGAATGTTCAAGCTCAGGACCGAACAGAGCAGTTTGTGAACGTTCTAAATACAGAACTTAGTCGAACTCGGGATATCAAGCAGCAATTCATTGAG AATTTCTCAGAAGAAGATTACAAGTACATTATTGATGGCTGGAAAGAAAAGCAACATCGTTGTAGTTTAGGAGACCAGCGCTGGGGCCTGTTCTATGCAGAAAAGCCTCTGGAAATCCTTTCCTAA
- the pmt.S gene encoding phosphoethanolamine methyltransferase [provisional] S homeolog isoform X1: protein MPNFIEKNREDNGFRGNITFLQADVTNLDLPKESFDFIFSNWLFMYLTDAELVALTQKLLAWLKPGGYLFFRESCFFQSGDKERTFNPTVYRTPAQYNLLLTSATSVSGDSGFEIVMSRSVQTYIKIKKNQNQVCWLLQRVPRVPDGHKGYNTFQQFLDNQQYSRRGILRYEKIFGEGFVSTGGLETTKEFISMLNLRPGQRVIDVGCGIGGGDFYMAKTYGVEVLGMDLSSNMVEIAMERAFTEKTPLVQFEIGDATRRCFSEGSFDVVYSRDTILHINDKEALFRRFYSWIKPGGKLLITDYCCGERPWAPVFQEYVKQRGYILYTPQEYGQFLEKAGFVNVQAQDRTEQFVNVLNTELSRTRDIKQQFIENFSEEDYKYIIDGWKEKQHRCSLGDQRWGLFYAEKPLEILS from the exons ATGCCCAATTTTATAGAAAAGAATCGCGAGGATAACGGTTTCCGTGGTAACATCACCTTCTTGCAAGCTGATGTCACTAACCTTGACCTGCCCAAAGAAAG TTTTGACTTCATTTTTTCCAACTGGCTCTTCATGTACCTGACAGACGCAGAGTTGGTAGCCCTCACACAAAAGTTGTTGGCATGGCTCAAACCAGGAGGCTATCTGTTCTTTAGAGAGTCCTGCTTCTTCCAGTCCG GGGACAAAGAGAGAACATTTAACCCCACAGTATACCGCACCCCAGCTCAGTATAATCTCCTCCTGACATCTGCTACATCCGTTTCAGGAGACTCTGGTTTTGAGATTGTGATGTCGAGATCTGTACAGACGTATATAAAG ATAAAGAAAAATCAGAACCAGGTGTGCTGGTTGCTTCAGAGGGTCCCGCGAGTTCCAGATGGCCATAAGGGCTACAACACGTTCCAGCAGTTTCTGGATAATCAGCAGTACTCCCGAAGAGGAATCCTCAGATATGAGAAGATATTTGGGGAGGGATTTGTGAGCACGGGAGGACTGGAAACCACTAAG GAATTCATCTCCATGCTGAACCTGCGTCCGGGACAGCGTGTCATTGATGTGGGTTGTGGCATCGGTGGAGGAGACTTCTATATGGCCAAg aCATATGGGGTGGAAGTCCTTGGCATGGACCTGTCGTCTAACATGGTGGAGATCGCCATGGAAAGAGCCTTCACAGAGAAGACTCCTCTG GTACAGTTTGAAATTGGGGATGCCACAAGAAGGTGTTTTTCAGAGGGTTCATTTGATGTGGTGTACAGCAGAGACACTATTCTCCATATCAACGATAAAGAGGCCCTTTTCAGAAGATTCTAT TCCTGGATAAAACCTGGTGGGAAACTACTGATCACAGACTACTGCTGCGGAGAAAGACCCTGGGCTCCAGTTTTCCAGGAATATGTAAAGCAGAGAGGTTATATTCTCTATACACCTCAGGAGTATGGACAG TTCCTTGAGAAGGCTGGTTTTGTGAATGTTCAAGCTCAGGACCGAACAGAGCAGTTTGTGAACGTTCTAAATACAGAACTTAGTCGAACTCGGGATATCAAGCAGCAATTCATTGAG AATTTCTCAGAAGAAGATTACAAGTACATTATTGATGGCTGGAAAGAAAAGCAACATCGTTGTAGTTTAGGAGACCAGCGCTGGGGCCTGTTCTATGCAGAAAAGCCTCTGGAAATCCTTTCCTAA